A section of the Acyrthosiphon pisum isolate AL4f unplaced genomic scaffold, pea_aphid_22Mar2018_4r6ur Scaffold_21108;HRSCAF=23053, whole genome shotgun sequence genome encodes:
- the LOC100572330 gene encoding uncharacterized protein LOC100572330 produces YVNSRYVSPPEAIWRLFSYNLHGKSHVVVRLPVHLEGRQNVYFAPGQEEERLQNQVVRHTKLTQFFALNATNADARQYLYHDIPKHYTWQVPRPERNLGNVRQWCPRLNRMTNVTLARMLSTSNWI; encoded by the coding sequence GTACGTCAACTCGAGATACGTCAGCCCGCCAGAAGCCATCTGGCGATTGTTTTCGTACAATTTGCACGGCAAAAGTCACGTGGTCGTCAGGCTTCCTGTTCACCTGGAGGGTCGTCAGAACGTGTACTTTGCGCCGGGCCAAGAAGAAGAACGGCTACAGAACCAAGTTGTACGTCACACGAAACTCACGCAGTTCTTCGCGCTCAACGCGACCAACGCGGATGCACGACAATACTTGTACCACGACATACCGAAGCATTACACGTGGCAGGTTCCGCGGCCAGAAAGAAATCTCGGAAATGTCAGACAATGGTGTCCGCGGCTGAATCGAATGACAAACGTGACGTTGGCTCGGAT